Part of the Bubalus bubalis isolate 160015118507 breed Murrah chromosome 9, NDDB_SH_1, whole genome shotgun sequence genome is shown below.
TCTTGACCCCACTCCGAAGAAACAGGGCCACCTGCCACCCTGCCCCCGCTGCACCCCAGTGTGAGTTCACGGAGGCAGAAGGGGTATTGGTCACCAGCCTCTGAAAACAGGTAGCATGCCCTAGCCAGACCATGGAGGAGAATGGTTAGGAGGGAGCCGTTTGCAGTCATGTGGGCAGGGTTGGGAGACTGTGCTGCCCACAGCAGGacctcccccctcccaccacagGCCATGCAAGGGACGGGGGTCACTtgagaggcagaggcaggaaCCTGGGAATGAGCACCCTATCCTCCCactcctcctgcctctgctctcaGATCCAGCTTCCCATTGGCCAACCCAGTCAGACACCAGAGGGCAAGGAagtccagggatccaaccttcCAGGTCAGGAGCTGGCACCCTGGGCACAGAGTAGGGACTAAACACTGGACAGGGACGGGAGGGGCACCTAGAACACCTGTGTGTTCTGCACAGTGGGGGCCTCTTCTGGGTCTGCCAGCAAGGGTGGGATGCAGCCAGGGTGAAGACCCATTGGAGCCCCCAGGGAGGAGACCACAGGTTGCACTCCCCTCTGAGCCCACCAGGCATAGTGCATCCCTCACCGCAGCACTGGCGTGCATCCTCACTGCTCCTCTGCCCCCCATTGGCTGGACAGGGCCAAGGTGCAGAGACCCCACACCCCATGTAGGCATGgctgctgggccctgcccaggcagggaggggtgggctggAGAGCTGTGCAGATCCCAGAAGGCCTCCAGAGTAGGGTGGTCCCAGCTGAAGGGACACCAGGTGTGACTGCTGCAGGCCCGCAGGGTTGACGACCGTCTCTTGTTTCCTGACTTCCCCGCCCTCCCACAGGGGTTGATCTGAGCAACATTGTAAAGATGACTCCAAAAGTCTCTGCGGATGGACCCCAGGATCCGATACATGACATCCTGCAGGTAGGAGAGGGCAGCCCACGTGGGCCTCACGTGTGTGATCCTGCGTCACCTCATTACTCTGTCAGGATCACCTTTTTCCGTGTTTCCAGATGGCAGGCACAGACTCAGAAGGTCCAAGCCAGCCCAGCAAGCACAGGCAAGCCTGAGTGGGCAGCTAGGGTTTCCTGAGTCAATGTCTGAGGGCCTCGTGGGGGCCCCCCATGCTCTGCCCACCCACCCACGTGTGACATTGTGGGATTAGAGCTGACAGAGTGGACAGGGAACGGACAGCCCTCTAGGCCTAAGGGGTGGACAGTGTTCGTGTTTGTCCTGGTGTTGGGAGCCTTGGGGTGGAGGGCCCCCTGGAGGAACCTCTCCTGGGCCTTCCAAGCTCTGAATTTGCTCAGTAAAATGGGCAAGAATCCCAGGAAAAGAGAGTGCAATCATAGGCTGTCACTTATTGTGCATCCACTGTTTACTGGCACATTACAGCCCCTCCGCGTCACACTTAAACTGGCCTGTGTGAGGTAAGTACGTCATCCCTGGCTTTCTGATGGGTGAACAGAGACCCAGAGCCTGCCCTCACTTTACCGTGGCCCAAACAAGGAAAATACAGCTCACAGAGTTCAGTCTTTATTTCCTTAAGGTCATCCATCAAACTGGTAAGCTGTTGGTAAAACAGCAGAAAGTTCTAGTGTTTATTGAGAACCATCTGTGAATTCAGTTCTATCCCAGGCACTTGCTTTGTGCCATCTCAGTTATTAGCCCAAAGATACCTGCAACAGTGGGGTTAtcatccccatttaacagatgggaagactgagatCCAAAGAGGAAAAAGTGACTCACCTAGCGGCAAAAGAAAGTAGTAATAAAAAGGGAAGCTGGAGGAGGCAGCCCTGGATGTGAACCTAAGGGAAATTACACAGTATtcgtccttttgtgactggtttatttcacctaGCTTGATGTCCTCAAGGTACATCTGTGTTGTACTATTTgtcagagtttcttttctttttgtggctgaataatattccatttatggaaacaccacatttgtttattcactcactgatgggcatttgggttgcttctgccttttggctgttgtaaataatgctgctgtgaacataggtgtACCAACATATTTTTGagcttctgttttcagttttttggggTATGTGTCTAGAATTGCTGGAACTCTTGGtttacttttttgaggaaccactgaACTTGGTTTCCATAGCAGCTgtcccattttatattcccaccaacagcacacAGGGTTCCAGTTTTTGccacatccttgctaacacttgttattttctgtttctttgttgtaACAGTAGCCACCTTCATGGGTGTgatggtgtctcattgtggttttgatttgcatttccctagtgattagtgggagaaggaaatggcaacccactccagtattcttgcctagaaaaccccgtggacagaggagcctggtgggctgccatctatgggattgcacagagttggacacgactgaagtgacttagcagcagcagtgattagtgatgttgagcatcttttcatgtgcttagtgGCCATTTGTATATGTATCTTTGAAGAAACGTTTATTCAAGTCACACATTCTGGTTTTAACTAATTTCTTAATGTTCAGTTTCATCAtatcatgctatgctatgctaagtcacttcagttgtgtccgactctgtgtgaccccatagacggcagcccaccaggctcccccgtccctgggattctctaggcaagaacactggagtgggttgccatttccttctccaatgcatgaaagtgaaaagtgaaagtgaagtctctcagtcgtgtccgactcttagcgaccccatggactgcagcctaccaggctcctccatccatgggattttccaggcaagagtactggagtggggtgccattgccttctccacattataTCATACGCTTAGTTAAATCCACAAGTTTGAGCTCAGCAAGGGTTGGCTGACAGGCATTGTTGACTATCGTGGCAGTTGAGGCCAAATCTAAGCCGTTTGGGCTGATGGTCTCTGTAGACCCACTCCCCTTAGGGCTGGATGCAGATAATGCCATGAGCTCCAGGTGCATGGGTTCATTGTGGCCTCAAGCTGAGGCAGGCCCACAGTCATGGCACTGAGTGGCCACTAGACTTGTCTGTCCCGTTCAGATTGTCGTCTCTCATTataattttttcccccaagggcTTAGAGTTGCACGTGGGTAAACCACGTGTGTACGGTCGGGTTTCACTGGGCagttgctcagtaaatacttgtagAGTGAAGGAGAGAGACAAGCAGGAGGCATGTGATACGAGCAGAACCGGTGGAGGTGGCTTTCACCTTCCTCAGGGAGCTGGCCGTTGGTGGGTGGGTCAGCTAGTTTTGGCTGCCTAACAAACAGCCCCAAACAACGGCCGTTGTCTTGTTTCTGGTGATTTTTCTGGGTTCGCTAACCTCAGCTGGATGGTGCTGCTGGGTGGTCTCAGGTGGGGACTTCATGCAGTGGCGCCCAGGGCTAGAACGTTTCATGCCTGtacttctgtgtgtgtggctCCTTGTCAGGGACACTGAGGTAGTAaggcctctgtctgtctctctctgtggcCTCTCAAGCCCCCTGAAAGCACAGGTGTGGAAGCGGCCCCAGCTGGAACTGGCCCCACAGCACTTCCAACCGAGGCCCAGATCCCAGGCAGAGGGATCCCGCCGGGGCCCAGCACGGTCACTGTGACCTTCCTCGGGCTGAGCTGGCCCTGATGTTTTCCCCTGTCCCCTAGGCCCTGGATGACCTGCAGGAGTCCTTGGCCCGCTCTCGCCCCCAGGAGGTGTCCGCACACCTCACCCGCTTCTGTGAGCAGTGCAAGGAGCAGAAGGCCTGCCGCTTCCTGGCAGCCGAGAAGGGGGCCTACTCCATCCTCCTGGAGACCTGGAAGTTGGCCGCCGCGGGTGACCggggcctcctcctccaggccctcAATGCCCTGTCTGCCCTGACTGATGGCCAGCCCGACCTCCTGGACACCCAGGGCCTGCAGCTGCTCGTGGCCACGCTGGCCCACAACGCTGAATCGGCCCACGTGACCTGCTCCGGGATCCGCTGCGTGCGCCTCGCCTGCCTGAAGCACGAGCAGAACCGGCAGAGCCTGGTGAAGGCCGGCGTGCTGCCCCTGCTGACGGGCGCCATCGCCCGGCACAGCCGCTGTGCCGACGTGGTCCGCGAGGCCTGCTGGGCCCTGCGTGTCATGACCTTTGACGACGACATCCGTGTGCCCTTTGGCCATGCCCACGACCACGCCAAGATGATCGTGCAGGAGAATGGAGGCTTAAAGGTGCTCATTGAGGCCGCCAAAGGTAGGAGCAGATGTGGCGAGGGTGAAGAGTCGGGGTTTGGGACAGCTTCAAGCATGATTGGCTCCAGGCACCAGTTGTATCTGTCAGTTCAGTCCCACCTACATGATAGCCCTAGCAGGATGCTGTCTTTACCCCTAGTTTTGACAGGAGAGTCCAAGCCAGCAATCATTGGCCTGGACCACATCCCGTGCTCATCTCTAGAACCATTTAGGGAAGCACTTGACTCTGTCCACCAACACAGACTGAGAGTGGGATGGGAGGGCTCCTTAAAGGGAAGAAGGAGGGTGCTGTTTCCCAAAGGTGGGGATGTGTTGCTGGCACTCACCGGGGCTGCTCCCAGGGGGAGGTTTGCGCTTCAGTTCATACTTGGTCACCAGTTCTCGTGCATGTCCGTGTGCCTGACTCTGAGGTGACCCCGATGAGCCAGCCACAGGAGGTCACAGCACAGACACTTGGGCGCCAGAACTCCTGCCCCCTGGGCACTGCGCCCCCTGGAAAAGGCCGGACTGGGGTCTTGCGCACAGAAGGTGCTAGGAGAGTGAGTTTCCCTTTGCAGCCTGCCCTGTGGCTCTGACTCTGTTGCCAGCCAGCGTGTGCGACTCTGGCTCTGTCTGTGGGGAAGTGGGGCCTGCCCCAGTCTCCCCTCTGCACCTCCAGAGAGGGGAAAAATCAGGAACTGACTGGCTGCAAAGTTGAGCTGCTTTTCTGAGGGGTGGGTTACATCTTCCTTGTTTATTTACAGGGGTTCATATCagtgagtggagaaggcaatggcaccccactccagtactcttgcctggaaaatcccatgaatggaggagcctggtaggctgcagtccatggggtcactaagagtcggacatgactgagtgacttcactttcacgcattggagaaggaaatggcaacccactccagtgttcttgcctggagaatcccacggacaaaggagcctggtgggcttcagtccatggggtcgcaaagagttggacacgactgactgactaacacacacatatcagTGAGAGTGCTCCAGACAGACAGAACCAGTagggggcgtgtgtgtgtgtgtgtgtgtgtgtgtgtgtgtgtgtgtgtgtgttggcgtgcatgtatacatatatacacaggaAGATTTATGGCAAGAAATTGGCTCATGGGGTTGTGGTGCTTTCAGACTTAAGTAGCAGGCTGAGGTTTGGGCAGGAGCCAACACTATAGTCCACTAGCAAGCTTCTTCCTCTTCAGGgagacctcagtttccttcttaAGGCCCTCGGCAGATTGGACGAGGCCCACCCAGACCATCGAGGGTCATCTGCTATACTTAAAAGTCAGCTGGTCCTGGGTGTCACCACATCTCCAGAGTATCTCCACGACAcacaggttacagttcatggaggCACTGGGGGCTGTGGCCTGGCCAGGGGGCCATATGCACTGACCATCGCTGAGCTCTGTGTTCTTATGGCTCTTTGTGCCCACCCgccgcccacccccccaccagcaACCCCctaaccctcctccccaccaccatccTCAGTCAGGCCTATCCTCCCTGGTGCCTCTGAACTTTGTCTGCAGCATCTGTGTTTCATTTTCGCCTGGGTCAACTCTATCCATATGTCCTTCTGCAGTTTCTAGGTGTCCTGTTGCACTTAGAAAGGTCATTCCCAACCCAAGATCATAAAAATAGTCTCGGATGGTTTATTATAGCACtattatggtttttctttttttagtcgaGATCATCAGTTGTTCTGGAATTTATCTGGGGCACAGCAGAGAGGAAGGCACATTCCCGTGTCTTCCCCAACAGCCAGTAGGGGGCACCGCAGGCCTGGGCAGCCCCCTGTGGTCCTGCCTCTCCCCTGCCTTATCATCCACCCCAACAGGCAGCCACCCAGCCAGGCAGAGGGGCCAGGCTGCCCTGGCGGAGCGGGATTCGGGATTCCTAGCAGGAGTGCTGGCTCAGAGCCAGGGCTGGTTCTCCGCTCCTCACCCTGGGGTTTCCCCTCCCCCCTCTGCAGTGTTCCCCGACAATCCCAGCATCCTGAGTGAGCTCTGCAGCACCCTGTCCCGCCTGGCTGTCCGCAACGAGTTCTGCCAGGAGGTCGTCGACCTCGGGGGCCTCAGCGTCCTGGTGGCCCTGCTGGCTGACTGCAATGACCACCAGGTGGGCGTCCACCGCTGTCTCAGGGTGTGAAGTCCCTTTGCCTGAGTTTCCCTTCTTTACTCTTGGCTGctgtgtcttcgttgctgtgctcaggcttcctctagttgcagcggtGAGCGGGGTTACcctagctgcagtgcatgggcttctcgttacggtggcttctcttgttgcagagcgcaggctctagggcacacggctcagtagctgtggtacacgggtttagttgctcctcagcctGTGAAACCTttccaggccagggatcgaacccgtgccccctgcattggcaggtgaattcttaacctctggaccaccagggaaatccctcgcCTGAATTTCAGTCTGTCGTTTTTCTCGATATCTGGGAAAGGATCTGCGTCTCGCAGTGAACTCGGCCCCTCTTGGCCCTGGTCAGCCAGACAGGCTTGCATCAGAACATGCTGGCCTTGTCTGCAGAGCCCAGAATCAAAGTTCGGTTTTTGCTTGTCAGGACCTGTGAGAAGGAACTAAAGCTTAGGGGGAAGACAGACCCACCCACCCTCTCTCACCGTCCTTAAGCACCTTTGTATTTTCAATCAGCAGTGAGAGAAGCAGAGTGGGTGTGGTGGGGGCAGCTGAAGGGTGTGGTGCTTGAACAAGGCCACCTGTGCTCTGGGTGCTGACCTGAGCCACACAGCCCTCTGTGTGTCTGGGGGTGGTGATCAAAGTCATCCAAATGCCTGTCCTGGACGCAGGTGGCCAGAACCACACAGCCCACCTCCCCAAGCTTCCCCTGCCTTCTCTACACAGCGAGTGATAGATAAGCTTGCTGTTCCATGCTGCCTCCACGCCCCGGAGTTGTCCCCTGTGTGTTCAGACAGCAGACATTGAAACAGCTCCACACCCCCCTCAAGACCCCCTCCCACCATCCAGCCACCAAGCACCTGATGCCCGGGTGCTGCTGGGGGTAACCTGTGCATTGCTCtctctccaggagctggtgaagcaGGTGCTGAGTGCTCTGAGGGCCATTGCAGGCAACGATGATGTGAAAGATGCCATCGTCCGTGCCGGCGGGACCGAGTCCATTGTGGCCGCCATGACCCGGCACCTGGCCAGTGCCCAGGTACTCATCCCAGGGCGGGGGCACACAGGCGGGGCCACGCGGCTGGAATGCCAGGTCAGTACCTGTAGCACGTGATGGCCTTTCCCATCTTGGGAAGCCAGCCCAGGCTAGGGTGAGGCCAGCAAGCCAGCGGCTGAAGGCAGGGTGAGTGAGGGCCAGGGTGGCGCAAGACTGTCACCCCTAAGAGCTTGGTTGGTGCATCCTGGTATCGTTTCCGTTACTGCTGGTCGGTACACACGTAGGCGCACAGTGGTCTGTCCCAGTGAGGTCACAGAGCACTCACTGGGGGAGCTGGTCGGGGTGGGGGGTCGTCTGCCTCCTCTCAGCCATCCCTGTGACCCCCTTGCAGGTGTGCGAGCAGAGCTGTGCAGCCCTGTGCGTCCTGGCCCTGCGCAAGCCAGCGAACAGCCGCGTCATCATGGAGGGCGGCGGGGCCCAGGCTGCGCTGCAGGCCATGAAGGCACACCCTCAGGAGGCTGGCGTCCAAGTAGGCATGGGCAACAGGCGGAgaggacgggagcctggtgggcaggtgGGGCAAGAGGCCTGCCAGCAGGTCCTGGGGCGGGCAGAGCGGAGGGTGCAGGCCCTCTTTGACCTGGCCCATTACCACCGTGACCCAAGCCTCCAGGGTCTCCTTCCTTCTCGGCTCCAGTGTCCTGCATCTCCATCCCAGCCTCCAAAAATGTGCCTAACTCTGCCCGCTGTTGTTCTCTCTCCTGTTCCGTTGGTCTTCCTGCATTTGATCTTGCCTTTTCCTAACAGTCTCTTTAGAGGGATATTGGTGGGGGGGAGTTGGGTGGACCCACAGATGGGGCTCTGCTGGGATTCATGGAAGCTTCCTGGCCCCACCTTAGGCTGCTGCTTTGGAGGTCAGTCAAGCTGAAGCATAGACAGGGCCATGCACACCCTTGTCAGAAACCCACCCTCCTCCCGCTCCCACTTTTCATACCATCCTGACTCAGGGACCTCCTGGTTGGTCTGGAGACGCACCAGGCTGAGTCCCACAGGAGGCCTTGGCTCCCTCTAGGACACTGTGCCCGTGGCTGGCCCATCACCTTGCCCACTCCTGACCACCCTGGCCAGGCAAGCCCTCATTTCACCTGCTTCTCCCCGGCTTTCCCGTGTTGGGGTGCTTCTTGGAACTGCTGCCCAGCAGAGGCAGAGGGCCCAGATGCTAACTGAATGAGTCAACAGTGTGCTGACTGATGGACGCTGGGCACAGCCCCGCTCTTCCCTCTGTCTCCCCGCCCTCCTCCCCTGGCCAGGCTCTTGCCAGCACTCAAGGACATTGCTCAGAGACTTTGAGTCCCACACCTGAGGAGTCAGCCCCGCCTGCCCAACACTTGGCCACTGTGAgcttcagtctcctcacctgGGAGCTGGGGGGTCAGCCCAGCCAGGGTGCCAAGAGGCTGAAGTGGAGGCATGGGCCTCGCCTGATGAGTCAGAGCCTAGGCACCTGCTGCATGCTGCCAGTGGTTGTGTTGTGTTATGATGACCCCAAGGTCAGGGTGGACCCCACCCCCGGGCCCCACCCCCGACTCTCAGCCACTGACCTGCTCTCCCTTCCAGAAACAGGCCTGCATGCTGATCCGGAACCTGGTGGCCCGCAGCCAAGCCTTCTCACAGCCCATCCTGGACCTGGGGGCTGAGGCCCTCATCTCGCGAGCCCGAGCCACCCACCGCGACTGTGAGGACGTGGCCAAAGCTGCCCTGCGGGACCTGGGCTGCCACGTCGAGCTCCGGGAGCTGTGGACTGGCCAGAAGGGCGACCTGGCGCCGTGACCGCAGGCCCAGTGCGCGCTGTGACTCTGGGCGAGTCGTGTGACTCAGGAACGGCCTGGGGGCAGGCCAGCTATCCGAGTCCTGCCACTCTGCCCCCAGCTTCCTCCCCCGTCCAGAAGAGGACTTTTCTGACTGGTGCCAGGTAGAAGCCAGGGAGTGGGAAGGGAGTCGTAGTGAGGCACCCGCACAGCAGAAAGTGGCCCTTGAGGCCCGGCCCCTCTGCGCACTCGTCCACGCGGCTGCCAGCTGAGAGCATCGCTCCATCTGCCCTgtgtcaccccacccccaccccgctgccCTTTGCTAGGAGAAGTGCCCCCTCAGCGTTGCTTCTGGCTGAAAGTCCGTCTGAAATCTGGAAACCACACTGGCCAATCGCAAAGCAGGGCAGGGATCCTGCTTCTGTTCCTGCGAGTCCATTCTCATCACTGCTACTGCTTCTCTCACCTGTAAGTTGGATCCCAGGTGCCTTGCCGTGCCGAACAGAGGACAGGGACCAAGGCTTGATGGTCTCCAGGTGTCCCAGGCCAGCCAGTGGAGCCTGGTAATAAAAGACTGTTGGTTGAACAATGGAGGGGTCTCTTCCGTAGCACCACGGGGTGTGGGGGCTGCAGCCAGCGGCCTCAAAGGACAGGGGAGAGGGGTGCGCATTTGGGGAGGTCATGGATTCACTGAGGAAAGCAAAGGGTTTTGAGAACAGCCTGGGATGTGTGATTTGCTGTCACTCAGAGGGGTGGGCTGCTGGGGTCTTCATCAGACTTGGG
Proteins encoded:
- the ARMC6 gene encoding armadillo repeat-containing protein 6 isoform X2, with product MPPEPSLRAAAGCPWPHVEEIKMASKRITQETFDAAVRENIQEFEMGPEEAVREAVEQFESQGVDLSNIVKMTPKVSADGPQDPIHDILQALDDLQESLARSRPQEVSAHLTRFCEQCKEQKACRFLAAEKGAYSILLETWKLAAAGDRGLLLQALNALSALTDGQPDLLDTQGLQLLVATLAHNAESAHVTCSGIRCVRLACLKHEQNRQSLVKAGVLPLLTGAIARHSRCADVVREACWALRVMTFDDDIRVPFGHAHDHAKMIVQENGGLKVLIEAAKVFPDNPSILSELCSTLSRLAVRNEFCQEVVDLGGLSVLVALLADCNDHQELVKQVLSALRAIAGNDDVKDAIVRAGGTESIVAAMTRHLASAQVCEQSCAALCVLALRKPANSRVIMEGGGAQAALQAMKAHPQEAGVQVGMGNRRRGREPGGQKQACMLIRNLVARSQAFSQPILDLGAEALISRARATHRDCEDVAKAALRDLGCHVELRELWTGQKGDLAP
- the ARMC6 gene encoding armadillo repeat-containing protein 6 isoform X1, which codes for MPPEPSLRAAAGCPWPHVEEIKMASKRITQETFDAAVRENIQEFEMGPEEAVREAVEQFESQGVDLSNIVKMTPKVSADGPQDPIHDILQALDDLQESLARSRPQEVSAHLTRFCEQCKEQKACRFLAAEKGAYSILLETWKLAAAGDRGLLLQALNALSALTDGQPDLLDTQGLQLLVATLAHNAESAHVTCSGIRCVRLACLKHEQNRQSLVKAGVLPLLTGAIARHSRCADVVREACWALRVMTFDDDIRVPFGHAHDHAKMIVQENGGLKVLIEAAKVFPDNPSILSELCSTLSRLAVRNEFCQEVVDLGGLSVLVALLADCNDHQELVKQVLSALRAIAGNDDVKDAIVRAGGTESIVAAMTRHLASAQVCEQSCAALCVLALRKPANSRVIMEGGGAQAALQAMKAHPQEAGVQALASTQGHCSETLSPTPEESAPPAQHLATKQACMLIRNLVARSQAFSQPILDLGAEALISRARATHRDCEDVAKAALRDLGCHVELRELWTGQKGDLAP
- the ARMC6 gene encoding armadillo repeat-containing protein 6 isoform X4; the protein is MASKRITQETFDAAVRENIQEFEMGPEEAVREAVEQFESQGVDLSNIVKMTPKVSADGPQDPIHDILQALDDLQESLARSRPQEVSAHLTRFCEQCKEQKACRFLAAEKGAYSILLETWKLAAAGDRGLLLQALNALSALTDGQPDLLDTQGLQLLVATLAHNAESAHVTCSGIRCVRLACLKHEQNRQSLVKAGVLPLLTGAIARHSRCADVVREACWALRVMTFDDDIRVPFGHAHDHAKMIVQENGGLKVLIEAAKVFPDNPSILSELCSTLSRLAVRNEFCQEVVDLGGLSVLVALLADCNDHQELVKQVLSALRAIAGNDDVKDAIVRAGGTESIVAAMTRHLASAQVCEQSCAALCVLALRKPANSRVIMEGGGAQAALQAMKAHPQEAGVQKQACMLIRNLVARSQAFSQPILDLGAEALISRARATHRDCEDVAKAALRDLGCHVELRELWTGQKGDLAP
- the ARMC6 gene encoding armadillo repeat-containing protein 6 isoform X3, encoding MASKRITQETFDAAVRENIQEFEMGPEEAVREAVEQFESQGVDLSNIVKMTPKVSADGPQDPIHDILQALDDLQESLARSRPQEVSAHLTRFCEQCKEQKACRFLAAEKGAYSILLETWKLAAAGDRGLLLQALNALSALTDGQPDLLDTQGLQLLVATLAHNAESAHVTCSGIRCVRLACLKHEQNRQSLVKAGVLPLLTGAIARHSRCADVVREACWALRVMTFDDDIRVPFGHAHDHAKMIVQENGGLKVLIEAAKVFPDNPSILSELCSTLSRLAVRNEFCQEVVDLGGLSVLVALLADCNDHQELVKQVLSALRAIAGNDDVKDAIVRAGGTESIVAAMTRHLASAQVCEQSCAALCVLALRKPANSRVIMEGGGAQAALQAMKAHPQEAGVQALASTQGHCSETLSPTPEESAPPAQHLATKQACMLIRNLVARSQAFSQPILDLGAEALISRARATHRDCEDVAKAALRDLGCHVELRELWTGQKGDLAP
- the ARMC6 gene encoding armadillo repeat-containing protein 6 isoform X5: MTPKVSADGPQDPIHDILQALDDLQESLARSRPQEVSAHLTRFCEQCKEQKACRFLAAEKGAYSILLETWKLAAAGDRGLLLQALNALSALTDGQPDLLDTQGLQLLVATLAHNAESAHVTCSGIRCVRLACLKHEQNRQSLVKAGVLPLLTGAIARHSRCADVVREACWALRVMTFDDDIRVPFGHAHDHAKMIVQENGGLKVLIEAAKVFPDNPSILSELCSTLSRLAVRNEFCQEVVDLGGLSVLVALLADCNDHQELVKQVLSALRAIAGNDDVKDAIVRAGGTESIVAAMTRHLASAQVCEQSCAALCVLALRKPANSRVIMEGGGAQAALQAMKAHPQEAGVQALASTQGHCSETLSPTPEESAPPAQHLATKQACMLIRNLVARSQAFSQPILDLGAEALISRARATHRDCEDVAKAALRDLGCHVELRELWTGQKGDLAP